The DNA window AAATACCGCTACAACAAACTACCGCTCGGCGACATCGAGGGAGTCCCGCGTGTCCTCGATGCAGGCCAGTGCAACGACAGCTACTCGCTCGTGGTCATCGCTACTGCCTTGAAGGAGGCATTGGGTCTGAAAGACATCAATGACCTTCCGATAGTCTACAACATTGCGTGGTATGAGCAGAAAGCCGTCATCGTGCTTCTCGCGCTCCTGAGCCTCGGAGTCAGGAACATCCATACAGGACCTACCCTTCCGGCTTTCTTCACCCCCGATATCCTAAAGGTGTTGAAAGAGAAATTCAACATCGCCACCATCTCTACCGTCGACGAAGACATCGACACTCTTGTCGGAAAATAAGACAGAGCCGTGATTAAAAATTTTTCAGAGTGCCACAGCTTGTGGCACTCTGTTTTTTATATATCTTTGCAACATAAAACCCGTATCCGATAAGAAACCCCGAAAAATAGATTAAAAAACTCACTGCAATGATTGACGAAATTATTCGGTATAATCGCGAGTTCGTAGCCTCTGAAGGCTATCGCCGCTATGAGACATCCAAGTATCCCGACAAACGCATAGCAATCGTGACCTGCATGGACACACGTCTTGTCGAGCTCCTCCCGGCCGCCCTCGGTATCCGTAATGGAGATGTCAAGATGATCAAGAACGCCGGCGGCACAATCACCAATCCCTTTGACTCCACCATGCGTTCGCTGCTCGTGGCTGTCTACGAACTCGGAGTCAACGAGATCATGGTCATAGGCCACACCGGCTGCGGTGTGCAGGGCATGGATGCCGAGGAAATGCTCCACCTGATGCGTGAACGCGGAATCGACGAGGAACACATATCGCTCATGCGCCACTGCGGAATCGACCTAAACAGCTGGCTTCACGGATTCACCGACACTCCCGAAGCCGTCGCAGAGACCGTCAACCTCATCCGCAACCACCCTCTGATGGCCAAGGATGTCCGAGTCAGCGGCTACATCATGGACTCAGCCACAGGTCTCCTCCAAAACATCTGACATACAATAAGCCCCCGACATATGTCTGATTTAACAGCCGCATAGATTTAACTAAAAATAAATGAAAATAAATTCAATAAATCTATTTTATTATAAAAATATTTTATAACTTTGCCCCGCGTCAAAACTTTGGCTTCATACAAGAATTAAAGTTAGTATTTAATCACATCCACGATACTTTCCGAAAATAAATTTTCAACATTAATAATACCATAACCTTAAAAATTCAACCTTATGAAGAAAATCTTTACTCTTGCTGCCGTGGCATGCATGGCATGGTCTGTTAACGCTCAGGAAATCTGGCGCGCAGCTGACTTTGACCTTACAACAGCTACACTTGAAAAACTGACAAACAATATCTATGCAGGAGGCACAGCTGAAGCCCCCGACACAAGCAAACCCGGTGAACTCAGCACTTCACAAATCTCGGCCTCAACAGCTAACATCACCCTCACCGGCCTCTCAACCCCCAATGCAGACAAAACTATTGCAACCGGAGCAGACGCATGGCAGCTCAAAGGTTCTGTAGACGGCAACGACGCCCTCATCGTCGACGGCTGCAATCCTACATTCGCACAGTATCTCATGGGTCAGGGCAATCCCGAATCAGTTTCTTGGTACTACTACGAAACCAACTCTGACGGAGACGAAGTATTCCGTGTGGCAGGTACTTATTGGGAACCCGGAATGGACATGCCCGCAAAAGGTATGTACTGGAAGTTTGATGCTAAAGCTGACGGAACTCTTAAGACAGCTGTATATATCAATAAGGGCAATCACCTCACCTACATCGTTGACGCTGCAACAAAACAGCCTCTTGCTCCCGAATCCATCGATGTTGCCATATTCTATCAGAACACAGGCTTCGCTTTTGAAGGCAGCGTAGACGAAGGCAATGCCAAGTATCTCAATGTTGGTAAAATGCCTGAAGATTACATCCTCCAGCACACCAACGGCATCACCCAGAACCGTCCCGCTCTCGGCTATGTAAGCTTCCCTGTAAAAGCCGGTCAGTCTT is part of the Duncaniella dubosii genome and encodes:
- a CDS encoding beta-class carbonic anhydrase encodes the protein MIDEIIRYNREFVASEGYRRYETSKYPDKRIAIVTCMDTRLVELLPAALGIRNGDVKMIKNAGGTITNPFDSTMRSLLVAVYELGVNEIMVIGHTGCGVQGMDAEEMLHLMRERGIDEEHISLMRHCGIDLNSWLHGFTDTPEAVAETVNLIRNHPLMAKDVRVSGYIMDSATGLLQNI